One window of the Falco biarmicus isolate bFalBia1 chromosome 2, bFalBia1.pri, whole genome shotgun sequence genome contains the following:
- the KLHL34 gene encoding kelch-like protein 34, which translates to MSYFLSYCKAHCTAVLAQYQSLRSEGFLCDILLKVKENEFPAHKSLLACSSDYFRAMFKSYTQESKASVIDLQVVSPTGFQNVLDFIYTSLLPLSFESLEDTLEAASYLQVTDAIGLCNQYLINNLALENCCFSANVARKFYLPNALAATEKYIVSNLWKLLDLDLSGLLELNFRSLLVVVQSPDLPMVKETRLLNLVLLWLKQDKTRLAHASSLLEHIRYGLIPVEELRKTYTQSEVPLSAGIKCLIIKAINYHTSVFKQPILQDKSTTLRNEKTRIVLLGGGTASEGLVTDMVAFDVYNHKWRALTQVRDRVQNHSVCVVGNFLYVLGGEVESGAPGDAKTKKILSVTNKVHRYDPRFNTWTQITGMLEKRCQFSCSVLGKDIFAIGGRGEDGSLHSSVEVYNISRDRWMKVKELPCKLHGHASAICKSTIYISGGKHSDPADTSKDVYSLSSLEGQWIKKAPMSIARFGHQMATIREAIFTFLGLYEPFSEIERYDPDQNQWTRLRPLIYDRFCYGLAVVEETALLIGGKKWQNSQEVPTQDVVGYDIDNDGWEEICKAPLPWCGLQCAVLQLSEGADEQDSDSQQKRLPDC; encoded by the coding sequence ATGAGCTACTTCCTGTCCTACTGCAAAGCGCACTGCACCGCTGTGCTCGCCCAGTACCAGAGCCTGAGATCAGAGGGCTTTCTGTGTGATATTTTGctgaaagtgaaggaaaacgAGTTTCCTGCACACAAGTCCTTGTTGGCATGCTCCAGTGACTATTTCCGAGCCATGTTCAAAAGTTATACCCAAGAGTCTAAAGCCAGTGTAATTGATCTGCAAGTTGTCTCACCCACTGGTTTCCAGAATGTCCTGGATTTTATTTATACTTCTTTGTTGCCCCTTTCCTTTGAAAGCCTGGAAGATACCTTGGAAGCTGCAAGCTACTTGCAAGTGACTGATGCCATTGGCTTGTGCAATCAGTACTTGATTAACAACCTCGCCTTGGAAAACTGCTGCTTCTCCGCCAACGTGGCCAGGAAGTTCTACCTGCCGAATGCCTTAGCAGCAACCGAAAAATACATTGTCAGTAATCTCTGGAAGCTTCTGGACTTGGATTTGTCAGGACTGCTCGAGCTGAACTTCAGGTCTTTGCTAGTGGTGGTTCAATCACCAGATCTCCCTATGGTGAAAGAAACTCGCCTGTTGAATCTcgtgctgctgtggctgaagCAGGATAAAACCAGGCTGGCTCACGCTAGCAGCCTTTTAGAGCACATAAGATACGGCCTCATCCCAGTGGAAGAGTTGAGAAAAACCTACACACAGTCAGAAGTGCCCCTCTCTGCAGGTATTAAGTGCTTGATCATTAAAGCAATAAATTACCATACATCTGTTTTCAAACAGCCTATCCTGCAAGACAAGTCCACCACGCTGAGGAATGAGAAAACTCGGATCGTTCTGCTGGGGGGAGGGACAGCAAGCGAGGGGCTCGTCACCGACATGGTGGCCTTTGACGTTTACAATCACAAATGGAGAGCTCTCACGCAGGTGCGGGACAGGGTGCAGAACCACAGCGTGTGCGTGGTGGGGAACTTCCTCTACGTCTTGGGTGGGGAGGTAGAAAGTGGTGCCCCGGGTGATGCTAAAACCAAAAAGATCTTATCAGTTACAAACAAGGTCCATCGTTATGATCCCAGATTTAACACGTGGACCCAAATCACGGGCATGCTGGAAAAGAGGTGCCAGTTTTCTTGCAGTGTCCTGGGCAAGGATATCTTTGCCATTGGTGGAAGGGGTGAGGATGGGTCGCTGCATTCGTCTGTGGAAGTCTACAACATCAGCAGGGACAGATGGATGAAGGTCAAAGAATTGCCATGCAAGCTACATGGCCATGCCAGTGCCATTTGCAAGAGTACTATATACATCTCTGGTGGCAAGCACTCAGACCCAGCCGACACAAGCAAGGATGTATATTCTCTGAGCTCACTTGAAGGGCAGTGGATAAAAAAAGCCCCCATGAGCATTGCTCGGTTTGGGCATCAGATGGCAACCATCAGAGAAGCCATATTCACCTTTTTAGGATTATATGAACCATTCTCTGAAATAGAAAGATACGACCCTGATCAGAACCAATGGACTCGTTTAAGACCACTGATCTATGATCGATTTTGCTATGGCCTGGCAGTGGTAGAGGAAACAGCTCTTCTTATTGGgggaaagaaatggcaaaacTCACAGGAAGTCCCCACGCAAGACGTGGTTGGCTACGACATTGACAACGATGGCTGGGAAGAGATTTGCAAAGCCCCCTTGCCTTGGTGTGGGCTGCagtgtgcagtgctgcagctctcTGAAGGGGCTGATGAGCAGGACAGCGACAGCCAGCAGAAGAGGCTGCCGGACTGCTGA